In Gracilibacillus salitolerans, the sequence GTGCAGGTAATACATAAACTGCGCAGTAACTTTTGTGTTCCTTCCTCCCATTCTATTTGAGATGAGTGCTAGTCCGACGCTGCGGAAAAATACTCCCTTTCCGTGGGGAACGCTTCAGCCTCCTCACAAGCAAAGAACGCTTGTTGCGGGGTCTTCAGACTGTTCCTTTCCCACAGGAGTGTCGTATTTTTTCCGCAGCTTAGAGTAGTTTCCTGGTTAAGTAGGAGGAAATCCATAGAATCTAATCCATCAGTTCTATTCTTCCAACAATCAAAGAATCACTACTAGCGCAGACAGAATACGCAGACTCCAGTGGGAACTCACGCGATGAAGATCCACTTGGTAAAGTGATTTTCTTTACCAAGTTAGCTAAAAACCGTCCACGGAAAGCGAAGTATTCTGCCGGAGCGGTATCACAGCACTCACCTTTAATCAGAATGGAAGAAGTAAATATGAATTTTCACTAGTTCGCAGTAGTTATCTAGTGCGATTAAGGGTCGCGGGTTATGCCCTTTTTCATAAAGCAGGAAAGGTTGTTGTTTGACGTGAATATTGGAATAGTTGCAGGGGGACCAGAAAATGCTCTAGCTTCTTTAATTTCCTACCGAAAGGATATCGATATCTGGATAGGTGCGGATTTAGGAGCTTTTTATCTGTTAAAGAATCAATTACCTATTCATATCGCCATAGGTGATTTTGATTCGATTGACAAAGATAAAAAAGAGCTTATCCAACAGGAAGCAGATATTTTTCGTGAATTTCCCATGGAAAAAAATGAAACAGATCTTGAATTAGCTGTGGAAGCAGCTCTTTCATACCATCCAGCTTCTATTTTTTTATTTGGTGTTACTGCGGGCAGACTGGATCATGAATTGGCGAATATTCAACTGCTTTATCGCCTATTAGAAAAGAATGTGAGAGCTAAAATAATTGATCATAAGAATATTTTATCTATTTATAAACCAGGTCAGCATAAAGTTACGGCGAAAAATACAGAACTGATTTCATTTATTCCCTTAACCCCTAGTGTTGAAGGACTTACCTTACAAGGATTCTATTATCCATTAGAAAATTATACTGTTACTTGGGGAAGTACTCGTTGTATATCAAATCAATTAATTAACGAACAAGGTACTTTTTTATTTAATGATGGCATATTAATAATGATAAAGAGTACGGAGTAGGAGCATCCGTAAATTCTTATGAAATTATGGAAAGGTATGCAATTATAGTCGTGTATCCTCATAAGCTGTATTAGAATCCATATGTTGCAATAATAATGATGAGGTTATGTCTTCATGGTGAAGAGGAGGGGTATGATGAAATTTTATACAATTAAGCTCCCACGGTTTATCGGAGGTTTCATTCGAGCTTTGTTAGGTTCAGGGAAAAAATAAAGAAAAAAGGCTCCTTGCAAACAGGAGCCTTTTCTCTTCTCTTCTTTTAAGAGTTGATTATAAAAATTAAACGCGTTCTACTTTGCCTGATTTAAGCGCGCGAGCAGAAACATACACACGTTTTGGTTTGCCGTCAACCATAATTCTAACTTTTTGTACGTTTGCTTTCCAGTTACGCTTATTTGCATTCATAGCGTGTGAACGGTTATTACCTGAAGTCGTTTTACGACCAGTTACTACACATTTACGTCCCATTACTTCGTTCCCTCCTACTAACTCAATCCATACTTATATAATTTATCATAGTTTTTATTATTTTGCAATTTCAAATTGTAAAAGTATGAGTGAAATAGAGTTAGCAAGTTTTTCTCAGTTGCTTTGGTCCATTGGTCCTTGAGCTTTTCCTATAATGCTTGACATAGACGTGATTTTCATACATTCTATAATGGAATACCCTTATTTTCTCTTGTTATCGAATCAAACTATAAAATGGTGTAAACGATGATGGAACTTTTTCTTTTATTTATTAAGAAGGAGGATAAAAAATGTCAATAGAATTAAAAACTAAAGATGGTCATGTAACTATTACCAATGAAGTAATAGCAACTATTGCTGGTGGTGCTGCTATTGAATGTTATGGTATTGTTGGTATGGCTTCCAAAAAACAATTACGTGATGGTATAGCAGAAATCCTTAGGAAAGAAAATTTTGCCAAAGGTGTTGTCGTTCGACAAGACGATGAAGATGTACATATTGATATGTATATCATTGTAAGCTATGGTACAAAAATATCCGAAGTTGCACATAATGTACAATCACAAGTAAAATATAATCTTGAAAAAACGCTCGGTTTAAAAATCAAATCGATCAATATTTATATTCAAGGAGTACGTGTGATACAAGATTAATTTTTTTGATATATAATACAAACTTCATTATTTCGGAAAAAGGAGTAGAGGGAGGAACAATCAAGTGACGCAAAAAAACATAGGTGGAGCATTGTTTGCCAATATGGTATTAGCTGGTGCGCGCAGCTTAGCAAATAATGCAGAAAAAATAGATGCTTTAAATGTCTTCCCAGTACCTGATGGTGATACTGGGACCAATATGAATTTATCGATTACTTCAGGAGCAAGCGAAGTTAAAAAAGCAAATCATGAAAGTGTCTCCGTTGTAGCTAACGCATTTGCTAAAGGATTGCTAATGGGAGCAAGAGGTAATTCAGGTGTTATCTTATCACAATTATTCAGAGGCTTTGCCAAAGGGTTAGAAGGGAAAACTAACTTGGACATTGAAAGTTTCGTTGTAGCACTCGACAGTGGTGTGAATACCGCATATAAAGCAGTAATGAAACCGGTAGAAGGAACGATTCTTACCGTTGCGAAAGACACAGCTGCTGAAGCAAAGGTGATTGCAGAAGAAGAACAGGATGTTATTTCTTTTATGGAACAAGTAGTCCAAGCTGCCAAACAATCTTTGAAAAGAACGCCGGAACTATTACCAGTATTAAAAGAGGTTGGAGTAGTTGATAGTGGTGGACAGGGCTTAGTCGTTATCTATGAAGGATTTTTAGCAGCGTTAAAAGGGGAAGAAGTACCTGAATCTTCTCAAGATGACACAATGGATTTAGATGACCTTGTCAATGCAGAGCATCACAAGCTGGCACAAGACTATATGAGTACGGATGAGATTGAGTATGGTTATTGTACAGAGTTTATGGTTCGTTTTGAAAAAGATAAACTGAAAGACCATCCATATGATGATGCGACGTTTAGAGAAGAATTAAGCGAGCATGGTGACTCCTTATTAGTAGTATCAGATGACGAAATTGTGAAAGTTCATATTCATGCGGAATACCCTGGTGATGTTTTCAATTTAGGACAACGTTTTGGTAGTTTTATTAATTTAAAAGTAGAGAATATGAGAGAACAACATTCCAACATTGTTGATCAGAAAGAGGATAAACCAAAGGCTAAACAACCTTTTGGAGTTGTAACAGTTGCTATGGGAGATGGGCTAACGCAATTATTTAAAAGCCTAGGAGCAACGGTGGTGATTCAAGGTGGTCAAACGATGAATCCAAGTACACAGGATTTAGCGAATGCCGTAGAAGAGGCAAACGCCGAAAATGTTATTATCTTGCCAAATAACAAGAATATCGTGATGGCTGCTGAACAGGCTGCAGAATTAGCGGAAGTTAATGTAGTAGTAGTGCCGACGAAAACAATCCCACAAGGTATGTCAGCTATGTTAACGTATAATCCGGAGGTTAGTTTAGACGACAATAAAGAAACAATGACTGATGCAAGCCAGGAAGTGAAAACGGGTCAAGTTACCTATGCCGTTCGTGATACACAGATAGAAGGTATGACGATTGAAAATGGGCATTATATGGGGCTTGCTGATGGAAAAATTAAAGTAACTAATGCTGATCAAATGACTGTTATTAAGGAATTATTAACAGAAATGATTGATGCAGATGAAGACGAGATTGTCACTGTTATTCGTGGAGAAGAAACTTTTGATCAAGAAGAAAGTGAGATTATTGCATTTATTGAGGATAATTTTGAAGATATAGAAGTGGAAGTTCATCGAGGGAACCAACCGATCTATTCTTATATATTTTCTATCGAATAAAACCAAAAGCTCTATCCAAGGCGATAGAGCTTTTTATCCATGATAAGAACAAAATTAATCGAGCACAAAACCGATAAACTGAGAAGTTATACTCTTCTCTTTTAGAGATGTGCTTTTCTTCCATTCTTTTATTGATGAGTGCATGATCATCGCTGTGGAAAAATACTCCCTTTCCGGGGGCGGTTTTTAGTTAACTTGGTAAAGAAAAGCACTTTACCAAGTGGATCTTCAGCTCGCGCTATTCCCCCAGGAGTGTCGCATTTTTCCGCAGCTTATATTAGTTTTTTATAAAGTAACTGAAAACCCTAGAATACCATTCCATGAGTTATATTCTTCCACTAATCAAAGAATCTTACTATCACAGGCAGAATACGAAGACTCCAGTGGGAACAGCGCGAGCCGATGACCCTGCACCCGGCCGGAAAGCGAAGTATTCTGCCGGAGCGATTCACAGCATCATCTAAAATAAGAATGGAAGAAAGCTTCATCCTATAATATTCATTAATTCACGGTTTTAACCTTCTGGGAATCCGGTGAAGTGAATGGGTGGGTTTTGCTGAATATTGTTATGTTCGTATTCTATAATTGAATTAAGAGAGTGTGAGTGAAATGAATAATATTTCTGTTCAAGATGTGAAAGGTGTCGGGCCAAAGCTTGCTGAAACGCTCAAGAAAATTGGTATCCACACGGTTGAAGATCTGCTATATTACTTTCCTAACCGATATGATCATTATGAACAAAAACCACTTCATGAACTGATACATAATGAAAAAGTGACGATAGTAGGTGAAGTAATTCACGATCCAACTGTACAATTTTATCAGAGAAAAAAATCACGAATGATAGTTTCTTTGCGTGTAGATGGAGCAGTTGTAAAGGGTGTCCTCTTTAACCGTGCTTTTGCAAAAAAACATTTTATTCCTGGTGAGGAAGTATCGGTAAATGGAAAATGGGATCAGCATCGATTACAAATAACGATTGATAATTATAAAATGGGCACGATAGACGGCTCAAGCCCTATTACTCCGATTTACTCTTCTAAAGGAGACATAAAAAATGCCCAATTCCAAAAAATCACGGAGAATGCTTTGTCTTCCTTCCGTGACCAAGTTACTGAAATTATCCCGACTTCTTACTTAGTTAATTACAAATTACCGAATCGGACCGATGCCTTGGAAAATATTCATTTTCCTTCATCTTTTCAACAATTAAAACATGCAAAGAGACGTTTTATCTATGAAGAATTATTACTGTTTCAAATAAAAATGCAACTCTACCGAAAGAGAAATAGGGAAGCTACAGAAGGTAATGCGAAAGAAATCAGCATGAAAAAAGTAAAACAATTGATGGAGCAGTTTCCTTTTACCCTAACTTCTGCTCAAAAAAAATCCTTAGCAGAAATTTTCAAGGATTTGCAATCGCCTTACCGGATGAATCGATTGTTACAGGGAGATGTAGGTTCAGGTAAGACTGCTGTAGCAGTTATTAGTCTTTATGGTGTTGTTACAACTGGTGAACAAGTTGCTTTAATGGTGCCAACAGAAATATTAGCGGAACAACATGAAGAATCACTAAAACAGTTGCTACCAGTTGATGTGAAGGTTCAGCGGTTAACAGGATCAATAAAAGGCAAAAAAAGAAAAGAAACGTTAACAGAAATTGAAAACGGCTCATGTGATGTCGTGATAGGTACACACGCACTTATTCAAGATGATGTTAATTTTCACAATTTAGGATATGTCATTATTGATGAACAACATCGGTTTGGTGTGCAACAACGTAACACATTACGTGAAAAAGGTATACTAGCAGATATTTTATTTATGACAGCAACGCCTATACCAAGAACTTTATCCATTACTGCTTTTGGAGATATGGATGTATCAAAAATTGATGAAATGCCTAAAGGCAGGAAGCCGGTTGAAACATATTGGGTCAAGCATAATATGTTTGAAAGAACCGTTAATTTTGTATATAAGGAAATAAAGAAAGGATCTCAAGCATATATTATTTGTCCGTTAATTGAGGAATCAGATAAATTAGATATTCAAAATGCACTGGATTTATATCATCAATTACAAGAGATTTTAAAAGGGAAAGCAACAGTAGGACTTATGCATGGCAGATTAACTACAGAAGAAAAAGAACAAGTAATGAATGATTTTGCTGAAAATAAGGTACAAATATTAGTTTCGACGACAGTAGTAGAAGTAGGGGTTAATGTTCCGAATGCTACGGTGATGATGATTCAAGACGCAGATCGATTTGGATTATCACAATTACACCAATTAAGAGGACGTGTCGGGAGAAGTGACAAGCAAAGTTATTGTATTTTAGTAGCAGATCCTAAAGGTGAAACAGGGAAAGAACGCATGCGAATTATGACTGAAACAACTGATGGATTTGTTTTAGCAGAGCGAGATTTAGAACTTCGTGGACCTGGTGATATATTTGGTGTTAAACAAAGCGGGTTACCGGAATTTAAATTAGCAGATTTGGTACATGATTATCGAGCATTAGAAACAGCAAGAGATGATGCAGTAGATATTGTGGAAAATGAATTATGGAAGGCTTCCGAGTTTCAAGCATTGATTAAGTACTTACTTTCTAAAATTGAAATTGATCAGCAATTATTAAATTAGATTCACTTGCATAATTTTTAATGGTATTATATATTACTATTAGTACCTAGTCATAATTTTCCGATTAACGGATGATGACTTGCAGATGGACGGTGGAATTCATGAAAAGAAATAAAAAAGAACGGCAGTCGATGTTAAAGGAAACAATCGAAGCAAAGCCCTTCATCACTGATGATGCACTAGCAAAATTATTTGATGTCAGTATACAGACGATCCGTTTAGATCGGATGGAGTTAAATATTCCGGAGTTACGTGAACGGATCAAATCAGTCGCAACAAATAATTGGAATGAAACGGTTAAGGCATTACCAATCGATGAGGTTATCGGCGAAATTATTGACCTAGAGTTAGATGAGCGTGCCATTTCCATATTGGATATTACTACAGAGCATGTTTTTTCACGAAATAAAATTGCGCGGGGGCATCATTTGTTCGCCCAGGCAAACTCTCTTGCTGTTGCTGTTATCAATGATGAACTAGCCCTAACAGCTAATGCTGATATTAAATTTACCCGTCAAGTAGTACAGGGAGAACGAGTTATTGCAAAAGCACACGTAGCAGGCACAGAAAAAAACAATCGTACGGTAGTAGAAGTGCATAGCTATGTAGATAACGAAACGGTTTTTTCAGGAGTATTTGAAATGTTTCGATCGAATCAAGAGAAGGAAGGGAACGAGTCATGAAAATCGCAATCGATGCTATGGGCGGTGACCACGCACCGAAAGAAATTGTATTAGGGGCATTAAAAGCAGTGAATCATTTTGATAATCTGGAAATTACGTTAATTGGTGATGAAAAAAAGATAACACCACATACTGATAACCATGATTCAATTGAAATTATTCATACAGAAGAGAAGATTACTAGTGATGATGAACCAGTAAAAGCTGTTCGGCGTAAAAAGAATGCTTCGTTAGTGCTCATGGCAAACGAAGTAAAAACAGGACGAGCAGATGCTTGTATTTCGGCAGGTAACACAGGGGCTTTAATGAGTGCAGGATTGTTTGTAGTCGGTAGAATCAAGGGGATAGATCGCCCAGCATTAAGTCCGACGCTTCCAACCGTTAATGGCGATGGGTTCTTATTGTTGGATGTAGGTGCAAATGTTGATGCAAAAGCCCAACACCTCCAGCAATATGGTTTAATGGGATCAATTTATATGGAAAAAGTTCGCCAAGTAAAGAATCCTCGTGTGGGCCTCTTGAATGTTGGAACAGAAGAGGGGAAAGGGAATGACTTAACGAAAAAAGCATTTGAGCTGTTACAGCAGCTGCCGATAAATTTCGTCGGTAATGTCGAGGCAAGAGATCTATTAAATGGTGTAGCGGATGTTGTAGTTACGGATGGATTTAGTGGAAATATTGCGTTAAAAACAGTGGAAGGAACAGCTTTGACCATGTTTTCGATGATTAAGGACACATTTATGACCAATACCAAAACAAAACTCGCTGCCGCTCTTGTTAAAAAAGACTTAAAAGGCTTAAAAGAGAAATTAGATTATTCAGAGTATGGCGGGGCTGCATTATTTGGCCTAGCTGCTCCGGTTATTAAAGCACATGGTTCATCTAATCAGCAAGCCATTTTCAGTGCCATCCAACAAACCATAAACATTGTGGATAAAAATGTAATAGCCAAAATAGAAGCAGACGTAAAAACATTACAAGCTGCTACGGAGGAGGAATAAATCGTGAAGAAAGTCGCTTTTATTTATCCTGGTCAAGGATCACAAGTCGTCGAAATGGGGAAGGATTTATATGAAGAGTACCCACAGGTAAGGGAGCTTTTTGATAGTGCCAATGAACACTTAGGATATGATTTAACATCGATTATGTTTGAAGGTCCTAGAGAAGTGTTAACAAAAACAGAAAATACACAACCTGCTTTGTTGTCAGTTAGTACAGCTATCACCAAAATTTTAGCAGAAAATGATATCACTCCGTCTGTTACGAGTGGCCACAGTCTTGGTGAATACAGTGCACTAGTTGCAGCTAATGCTATCTCCTACTCTGATGCTGTTTCTTTAGTTCATCAAAGGGGTAAGCTAATGGAAAATGCCTATCCTGAAGGAAAAGGTTCCATGGCGGCTGTTTTAGGAATGGATCAAAAAACATTAAGTAATGAACTGCATAACATCAGTGAACAGGTGGATGGCGTTATCGAAATTGCTAACCTTAACTGTCCAGGACAAATCGTCGTATCTGGAACGAAATCAGCAATTGATACAGCAGCCCGCCATTTAAAAGAAGCGGGTGCAAAACGTGTATTACCGTTACCTGTGAGTGGGCCTTTTCACTCAAGTCTTATGAAACCAGCAGCTGAAGAGTTTCAACAATTAGTACATAATATCAAGTGGTCTGATGCAGAAATACCTGTTTATGCAAATGTCACTGCCGAAAAAGTCACTGAAAAAGAACAAATTCAACAATTATTAGTAGAACAATTATATTCTCCAGTACGTTTTGAAGAAATTATCGAACAACTATTGGAAGAGCCTCTTGATGCGATCGTCGAAGTAGGAAGTGGCAAAGTATTAACAGGCCTCGTTAAAAAAGTAAATCGTCGAGCGAATACTTTTAGTGTCCAAGACGCAGCATCATTAGTTGAATTTATCGAGTGGATCAAGGAGGATTAATTATGTTAAAGGATCAAGTAGCACTGATAACAGGTGCTTCAAGAGGAATCGGACGTGAAATTGCTTTAACTTTTGCTAGTAAAGGTGCAAAAGTAGTGGTAAACTACTCCGGTAGTGAAGATAAAGCTCAGGAAGTAGTTGATAAAATCATTGCTAGTGGTGGAGAAGCAATCAAGGTCAAAGCAAATGTCAGTGACGAAAATGATGTGAAAGCAATAGTGAAAGAAACGACGAAAACTTTTGGAAGCCTCGATATTTTAGTAAATAATGCAGGTATTACAAAAGATAATTTATTGATGCGAATGAGTGAAGCTGATTTTGATGATGTTATTGACATTAATTTAAAAGGTGTATTCTTATGTACCAAAGCAGTAACACGTCAAATGATGAAACAAAAAAGCGGACGGATTATTAATGTATCATCTGTTGTTGGTATAAGTGGGAACCCTGGTCAGGCGAATTACGTATCGGCCAAAGCGGGTGTAATTGGTTTAACTAAAACAACTGCGAAAGAATTAGCAGCGAGAAATATTTTAGTCAATGCTATTGCGCCTGGATTTATCGCAACAGATATGACGGAAAAACTCACAGAAGAACAGAAAGAGCAAATGCTAGCATTAATTCCATTGAATAAATTGGGTAGAGCGAAAGATGTAGCCAATGTTGCTTTATTTTTAGCTTCCGAACAAGCTAACTATGTTACGGGACAAACCATACCAGTTGATGGAGGTATGGTTATGTAAGATAGTACATATACTTTGAAAGGAGGTGACGTGAAATGTCAGACACTTTTGAAAAAGTAAAGCAAATCGTTGTCGATCGTCTTGATGTAGACGAAGATAAAGTTACGCTTGAAGCATCATTTAAAGATGATTTAGAAGCTGATTCTCTTGATGTTGTAGAACTTGTAATGGAATTAGAAGATGAGTTCGACATGGAAATTGCTGATGAAGATGCAGAAAAAATTGCTACAGTAGGTGATGCTGTAACTTACATAGACAGCAACCAATAGAACTGTTGAAACAAGTAATAAGTGGCTGTATAAAAGTATAGTCAAAAAGAGATAAACCCGTTTCAACCAAAATGAAACGGGTTTGTCCTTTTATTTGTAAGAGGAATAAAACCTTTACAATTTAGGGTTGGCGATAGGCTACCTTTCCTTTATAATAATGACAATGATTGATTTCATGTTGGTAGGTGAAGAATATGTCAGATTTTAAAGAGCTTCAAGAAAAGTTAGGTATTTTGTTTGACAATGAAAATTTACTAAAACAAGCCTTTACTCATTCATCTTATGTGAATGAGCACCGGAAAAAGAATCTACTAGATAATGAAAGGTTAGAATTTTTAGGTGATGCTGTTCTAGAACTGGGAGTCTCTCAATACCTCTATCGAGAGTATGATGATTTAGAGGAAGGAGATTTAACGAAACTGAGAGCTTCTATTGTGTGTGAACCAGCTTTAGTTAGATTTGCAGAGACACTCGACTTTAGCAAATACGTGTTATTAGGTAAGGGTGAGGAAATGACTGGTGGCCGTAATCGCCCGGCATTACTAGCAGATGTCTTCGAAGCCTTCATTGGTGCTTTATACTTAGATCAAGGGTATAATCAAGTTATTACCTTCTTAAGGAAGTATGTATACCCAGAGATTACAACCGGTGCTTTTTCGCATACGATGGATTACAAAAGTCAATTGCAGGAAACAGTGCAGCAACATAAAAATAAGTTAGTGGAATATAGCATTGTAGATGAGAAAGGTCCTGCACATGACCGTGAATTTTTCTCTGTTGTTACGATAAATGGTAAAACAGCTGGAAAAGGAGTAGGTCGGACGAAAAAAGAAGCAGAACAACGCGCGGCAAAACAAGCTTTAGACGCTTTGCCTCATTAATGTACTTCATAATGTAGTCTGACAAGGTAAAAAAACCCGTTTCATTCGAAACGGGTTTTTATTTTTTTAAATAAATCTAATTATAGACAACGTTTTCAATCGTTAGTACAATGTATCCAAGTTAATATTACTATAAATAATAGAATGGTACTCGTTTATTGAAAAAAGTAAACACATTGAACCATAAAATGCTAAGCTGCAAATTTAAAGTTCATTTGTTAAATTATGTGTTTATAGAGATTTCTTTAATGGAAGGAGAAAGAATATGCAAACAATTAACAAAAATCGCATCATTTTAATGTTGTCATTTATCGTACTCATTGCATCTATTATCGTTCACGTACTACATCGTTTTTTTTATTTATCGGAATATTGGGGGCATCATGGTGCTGACCAATTAACACTAATTACAAATAGCTTCTTATTTATTCCTATTATCTTTTTTGTTGTATCAATGATCCTTTATAAAAAGAAGAGTGATCATCGATTAGTTCCACTTTTTAATACACTTACAATTACATTTAGCAGTATGTCGATGGTTGCTGGTGGTGAGGGGATGGTGGAGTACCACTTTTCTATTTTTATGGTTGTAGCCATGATTGGTTACTATGAGAAAATTAACTTAATTTTAATCATGACAGTCCTTTTTGCTATTCAACATATTGCGGGATACTTCTTTTTAGGAGAATATGTTTTTGGGACAAATATTTATCCTTTCACAATGATAGTAGTCCATGCCTTATTTTTAATCGGAACATCTGGTGCAATTATTTGGCAAGTTACACATAAGAGGAGATTAATTGGGGATCTTGGTGAAAAGGAACAAAAACAACTAAAGCTAAGTGGAGTTGTGGAAAATTTGTCGCAAACTTCAGAGAAAGTAATTAATGTATCTTCACAATTAAAAGAAATTAATCAGTCCAATCAAGCAATTTTTGGGGAAAGTGTATCATACATTCAACAGATTGCTAATGGAGCCTTGACTCAGAAACAACAAGTTGAGGAAAACTCAAGATCTATTCAAGCTATGACAACTGACATTCAACATATAGCTGAATCTTCGTCAGAAGTGTCTGACATTACGCAAAAGACAGAACAAAATGCTGATGATGGAAATAAGATGATACAAAAAACTGTGATCAGATGGATAATATTAATGATAAAGTGAGGACAACTTCTAAGACAGTCCAATTATTAAATAACCGATCAAAAGAAATTGATGGAATTGTCAGCTTAATTACAGACATTTCATCACAGACAAATTTACTTGCTTTAAATGCAGCGATTGAAGCTGCCAGAGCTGGAGAACATGGGAAAGGGTTTGCTGTGGTAGCGGATGAAGTACGTAAATTATCGGAGCAAACAGTGGATTCTGCGGGCCAAATTGCCACCCTTGTTCATTCTATCCAGCAAGAGACAGATACATCTGTTGACTCGATGAACCATGTTATGGAAGAAGTGGAGAATGGACAACAAATTGTACGAGAAACTGGAAAGATATTTGGTGATATTCATTCATCAATTGGAAAAGTAGCGGACCAGATAAATCAAATTTTTCACTCCAGTGAAGAAGTATCTACAGTAGCTCAGAAAGCACAGGAATCTATTATAGAAGTGACTACTATTGTGGAAGAAACGACAGAGCATGCCCAAAAAGCAGTACAAACAAATGAAGAACAACTGAAATCTAATGAATATTTATCTGACTTAATTACTTCCTTAAATGAAATCACATCGATACTAGAAGAGTTAATGGAAGAGACAAAATTAGTTGAATAACAAGTGTGTGGTTTCTCATAGGGTTTTAAAGACTTAGGAGATTTCATGAAATCTCCTAAGTCTTTATGTAAATAATAGAAGCACAAAATCCATAAATCGCTTAGTCATCACAATAATGGAGCATATTGATAATACACTCGCATTATTTTCGGTATTCTCTAAGCTCTGCGATAAATGCTTGTGTTTCAGCAACGGTTAGTCTGCCTTTTTGTTTCAATAGATCATAAAGAGATTTTAGTTCGTCATAATTATTAATATCATAATCTTTTGGATCCATAATTGAATCATTGACAACTTGTAGCATTCTGCCCATCTCATGAATAATATACGCTAAATTTTCCTCGGATTTTTTTTCTAAACTCAAATCGATTCACTCCTGTCTTGGTATTTTATGAAACTTCCTTCTCTTACTCTATTCTTTATGATAAAATAAATAAGTTGAAATGCAAAGGATAAATTAACATCAACATACAAGCTATGTTGTTAGATGATAATAAATAGGGGTTTTAAACATGTATTTAAAACAATTAGATACACTTGGTTTTAAATCTTTCGCTGAGAGAGTGAAAATAGAATTTGTACCTGGTGTTACAGCCGTTGTAGGTCCAAACGGAAGTGGAAAGAGTAATATTACAGATGCGATCCGTTGGGTACTTGGTGAACAATCAGCAAAATCATTACGTGGTGTCAAAATGGAAGATATTATTTTCCAAGGCAGTGATACACGGAAAGCACTAAATGTTGCTGAAGTAACACTTGTGTTAGATAACTCTGACAATAGGCTTCCTGTTGACTATCAAGAGGTTAGCGTAACACGTCGAGTATATCGCTCTGGTGAAAGTGAATTTTTAATGA encodes:
- the recG gene encoding ATP-dependent DNA helicase RecG, which codes for MNNISVQDVKGVGPKLAETLKKIGIHTVEDLLYYFPNRYDHYEQKPLHELIHNEKVTIVGEVIHDPTVQFYQRKKSRMIVSLRVDGAVVKGVLFNRAFAKKHFIPGEEVSVNGKWDQHRLQITIDNYKMGTIDGSSPITPIYSSKGDIKNAQFQKITENALSSFRDQVTEIIPTSYLVNYKLPNRTDALENIHFPSSFQQLKHAKRRFIYEELLLFQIKMQLYRKRNREATEGNAKEISMKKVKQLMEQFPFTLTSAQKKSLAEIFKDLQSPYRMNRLLQGDVGSGKTAVAVISLYGVVTTGEQVALMVPTEILAEQHEESLKQLLPVDVKVQRLTGSIKGKKRKETLTEIENGSCDVVIGTHALIQDDVNFHNLGYVIIDEQHRFGVQQRNTLREKGILADILFMTATPIPRTLSITAFGDMDVSKIDEMPKGRKPVETYWVKHNMFERTVNFVYKEIKKGSQAYIICPLIEESDKLDIQNALDLYHQLQEILKGKATVGLMHGRLTTEEKEQVMNDFAENKVQILVSTTVVEVGVNVPNATVMMIQDADRFGLSQLHQLRGRVGRSDKQSYCILVADPKGETGKERMRIMTETTDGFVLAERDLELRGPGDIFGVKQSGLPEFKLADLVHDYRALETARDDAVDIVENELWKASEFQALIKYLLSKIEIDQQLLN
- a CDS encoding thiamine diphosphokinase; protein product: MNIGIVAGGPENALASLISYRKDIDIWIGADLGAFYLLKNQLPIHIAIGDFDSIDKDKKELIQQEADIFREFPMEKNETDLELAVEAALSYHPASIFLFGVTAGRLDHELANIQLLYRLLEKNVRAKIIDHKNILSIYKPGQHKVTAKNTELISFIPLTPSVEGLTLQGFYYPLENYTVTWGSTRCISNQLINEQGTFLFNDGILIMIKSTE
- the fapR gene encoding transcription factor FapR; amino-acid sequence: MKRNKKERQSMLKETIEAKPFITDDALAKLFDVSIQTIRLDRMELNIPELRERIKSVATNNWNETVKALPIDEVIGEIIDLELDERAISILDITTEHVFSRNKIARGHHLFAQANSLAVAVINDELALTANADIKFTRQVVQGERVIAKAHVAGTEKNNRTVVEVHSYVDNETVFSGVFEMFRSNQEKEGNES
- the spoVM gene encoding stage V sporulation protein SpoVM; the protein is MKFYTIKLPRFIGGFIRALLGSGKK
- a CDS encoding DAK2 domain-containing protein, giving the protein MTQKNIGGALFANMVLAGARSLANNAEKIDALNVFPVPDGDTGTNMNLSITSGASEVKKANHESVSVVANAFAKGLLMGARGNSGVILSQLFRGFAKGLEGKTNLDIESFVVALDSGVNTAYKAVMKPVEGTILTVAKDTAAEAKVIAEEEQDVISFMEQVVQAAKQSLKRTPELLPVLKEVGVVDSGGQGLVVIYEGFLAALKGEEVPESSQDDTMDLDDLVNAEHHKLAQDYMSTDEIEYGYCTEFMVRFEKDKLKDHPYDDATFREELSEHGDSLLVVSDDEIVKVHIHAEYPGDVFNLGQRFGSFINLKVENMREQHSNIVDQKEDKPKAKQPFGVVTVAMGDGLTQLFKSLGATVVIQGGQTMNPSTQDLANAVEEANAENVIILPNNKNIVMAAEQAAELAEVNVVVVPTKTIPQGMSAMLTYNPEVSLDDNKETMTDASQEVKTGQVTYAVRDTQIEGMTIENGHYMGLADGKIKVTNADQMTVIKELLTEMIDADEDEIVTVIRGEETFDQEESEIIAFIEDNFEDIEVEVHRGNQPIYSYIFSIE
- the rpmB gene encoding 50S ribosomal protein L28; translation: MGRKCVVTGRKTTSGNNRSHAMNANKRNWKANVQKVRIMVDGKPKRVYVSARALKSGKVERV
- a CDS encoding Asp23/Gls24 family envelope stress response protein, which codes for MSIELKTKDGHVTITNEVIATIAGGAAIECYGIVGMASKKQLRDGIAEILRKENFAKGVVVRQDDEDVHIDMYIIVSYGTKISEVAHNVQSQVKYNLEKTLGLKIKSINIYIQGVRVIQD